In a genomic window of Thermoanaerobaculales bacterium:
- the pdhA gene encoding pyruvate dehydrogenase (acetyl-transferring) E1 component subunit alpha encodes MPRTRVYEAVTERLEILQLDGSVDQALMPGLDDERVLAMYRDMVRMRAFDDKALKLQRQGRMGTWPPIRGQEAVQAGVGHAMSEADWLIPAFREHGVMLLKGVPGHLLYAFWSGDERGSCFPEGVRCFPVAVPVGSQWQHGAGIGLSLKLRAEAAAAVAFGGDGSTSEGDFHEALNCAGVFQVPTVFVIQNNQWAISVPLHRQTASATLAQKAHAYGIPGLQVDGNDVFAVWAAAAQALERARSGGGPTLIEAVTYRIGDHTTADDASRYRSEEEVASWQARDPIARLRRFLEARGLWDDAREAELEAQVHAWVDEQVHAFEAMPAQSPEDLFTHMYAETPPHLQEQMAALLEEVR; translated from the coding sequence ATGCCGCGAACACGCGTGTACGAAGCGGTCACCGAACGCCTGGAGATCCTCCAGCTCGACGGGTCCGTGGACCAGGCGCTGATGCCCGGGCTCGACGACGAGCGGGTGCTCGCCATGTACCGCGACATGGTCCGGATGCGCGCCTTCGATGACAAGGCCCTCAAGCTCCAGCGCCAGGGCCGGATGGGGACTTGGCCGCCGATCCGCGGCCAGGAGGCGGTCCAGGCCGGCGTCGGCCACGCGATGAGCGAGGCGGACTGGCTGATCCCGGCCTTCCGCGAGCACGGCGTGATGCTGCTCAAGGGCGTCCCCGGACACCTGCTCTACGCGTTCTGGTCGGGTGACGAGCGCGGCTCGTGCTTCCCCGAGGGCGTGCGCTGCTTCCCGGTCGCGGTCCCGGTCGGCAGCCAGTGGCAGCACGGCGCCGGCATCGGCCTGTCCCTCAAGCTGCGCGCCGAGGCGGCAGCCGCGGTGGCGTTCGGCGGCGACGGCTCGACGTCGGAGGGCGACTTCCACGAGGCTCTCAACTGCGCCGGTGTCTTCCAGGTCCCGACCGTGTTCGTCATCCAGAACAACCAGTGGGCGATCTCGGTCCCGCTCCACCGCCAGACCGCCTCGGCGACGCTCGCCCAGAAGGCGCACGCCTACGGCATACCGGGGCTCCAGGTGGACGGCAACGACGTGTTCGCGGTCTGGGCCGCCGCTGCCCAGGCCCTCGAGCGGGCCAGGAGCGGCGGTGGGCCGACGCTGATCGAGGCCGTGACCTACCGGATCGGCGACCACACCACCGCCGACGACGCGAGCAGGTACCGCAGCGAAGAGGAGGTCGCGTCGTGGCAGGCGCGCGACCCGATCGCGAGGCTGCGGCGCTTCCTCGAGGCTCGTGGCCTGTGGGACGACGCCCGCGAGGCCGAGCTCGAGGCGCAGGTCCACGCCTGGGTCGACGAGCAGGTGCACGCGTTCGAGGCGATGCCGGCGCAGTCGCCGGAGGACCTGTTCACGCACATGTACGCCGAGACCCCGCCGCACCTGCAGGAGCAGATGGCGGCGCTGCTCGAGGAGGTGCGGTGA
- the asnB gene encoding asparagine synthase (glutamine-hydrolyzing), with the protein MCGICGWVDWDGAAGEAVVRRMSERLAHRGPDGVGEWRDPAGLAVLGHRRLAVLDTSERGHQPMVHASGPVLVCNGEVYSFREIRRELEAEGASFRSTGDTEVVLAALVRWGAAALDRFIGMFALALWDPGRRRLLLVRDRLGIKPLFIASLPRGIAFASEVPALLAHPQVSRDVDRHAAARWLQQGYPSGRTTLVRGVWRLPPGHLLEAEGGRIAVRPWYDLLDRVQPTGVGDAGEAYERLEELLRDAVSCRLVSDVPLGCFLSGGVDSTAVVASAVASGGRPETLTVSFESGDDESAAARRTARALQLDHRTEHCTPAEMLQVVDGWTRIAGDPLADPSLAPTWLVSRAARQRWTVALSGDGGDELLGGYKRLKLMAHIEGWRRAPGALRAVMPLVLPARRWSAKLTSALACRGRWGAYQVLQGVWPAADAAKLCGLAEAPPVWAPELLRRLDGEPPWRRYRLLDTLTFLPDRMLAKVDRASMSHALEVRVPLLDHRIAEYLLSLPPELVEGKRVLRGALARLGAPPPPRRKRGFEVPLAGWLRGPLRETVERSVFSPTARRLGLDQSLLRSTWTTHQEGHADLGERLLAVAVLVRWVEEWT; encoded by the coding sequence ATGTGCGGGATCTGCGGCTGGGTCGACTGGGACGGCGCCGCCGGGGAGGCGGTGGTGCGGCGGATGTCCGAGCGGCTCGCCCACCGCGGCCCCGATGGCGTCGGCGAGTGGCGGGACCCAGCCGGGCTGGCGGTTCTCGGCCACCGCCGGTTGGCGGTCCTCGATACCTCCGAGCGCGGCCACCAGCCCATGGTGCACGCCTCGGGCCCGGTGCTGGTGTGCAATGGCGAGGTCTACTCGTTCCGCGAGATCCGGCGCGAGCTCGAGGCCGAGGGGGCGTCCTTTCGGTCGACGGGCGACACCGAGGTCGTGCTGGCGGCCCTGGTGAGGTGGGGAGCGGCGGCCCTCGACCGCTTCATCGGGATGTTCGCGCTGGCGCTGTGGGACCCGGGGCGACGGCGCCTCCTGCTGGTGCGCGATCGACTGGGAATCAAGCCGCTGTTCATCGCGTCGTTGCCGCGAGGCATCGCCTTCGCCTCCGAGGTCCCGGCGCTGCTGGCGCATCCGCAGGTGAGCCGCGACGTCGACCGCCACGCGGCCGCGCGCTGGCTGCAGCAGGGTTACCCGAGCGGGCGGACCACCCTGGTCCGCGGCGTTTGGAGGCTGCCCCCGGGTCACCTGCTGGAGGCCGAGGGCGGCCGGATCGCGGTCCGGCCGTGGTACGACCTTCTCGACCGGGTGCAGCCGACCGGGGTGGGGGACGCCGGCGAGGCGTACGAGCGCCTGGAGGAGCTGCTGCGCGATGCCGTTTCGTGCCGGCTCGTCAGCGACGTTCCGCTCGGCTGCTTCCTGTCGGGCGGCGTCGACTCGACTGCCGTGGTCGCGTCGGCCGTGGCCTCGGGGGGCCGGCCGGAGACGCTGACCGTGAGCTTCGAAAGCGGCGACGACGAGAGCGCCGCGGCGCGCCGCACCGCGCGGGCGCTCCAGCTTGACCACCGCACCGAGCACTGCACGCCGGCGGAGATGCTCCAGGTCGTCGACGGCTGGACCCGGATCGCGGGCGATCCGCTCGCCGATCCGTCGCTCGCCCCGACCTGGCTGGTGTCGCGGGCGGCGCGGCAGCGGTGGACGGTCGCCCTGTCCGGTGACGGCGGCGACGAGCTCCTGGGTGGATACAAGCGGCTGAAGCTGATGGCCCACATCGAGGGCTGGCGGCGCGCCCCGGGAGCGCTGAGGGCGGTCATGCCGCTGGTCCTGCCGGCCCGCCGCTGGTCGGCGAAGCTGACCTCCGCGCTCGCCTGCCGCGGTCGCTGGGGCGCCTACCAGGTGCTGCAGGGCGTGTGGCCGGCGGCCGACGCCGCGAAGCTGTGTGGCCTCGCGGAGGCGCCGCCGGTGTGGGCCCCCGAGCTGCTGAGGCGGCTCGACGGCGAGCCGCCCTGGCGTCGCTACCGGCTGCTCGACACGCTCACGTTCCTGCCCGACCGCATGCTGGCGAAGGTCGACCGGGCGAGCATGAGCCACGCGCTCGAGGTCCGGGTGCCGCTGCTCGACCATCGGATCGCCGAGTACCTGCTGTCGCTGCCGCCCGAGCTGGTCGAGGGCAAGCGTGTCCTCCGGGGCGCGCTGGCCCGGCTTGGCGCGCCGCCGCCGCCGCGCCGCAAGCGGGGCTTCGAGGTGCCGCTGGCGGGCTGGTTGCGGGGGCCGCTGCGCGAGACCGTGGAGCGCTCCGTGTTCAGCCCGACCGCCCGCCGGCTCGGCCTCGACCAGAGTCTGCTGCGCTCGACCTGGACGACGCACCAGGAGGGACACGCCGACCTCGGCGAGCGGCTGCTGGCGGTGGCGGTGCTGGTGCGCTGGGTCGAGGAGTGGACGTGA
- a CDS encoding PIG-L family deacetylase codes for MKPISRLPGKTTDITARRVLVIAPHADDDVLGCGGLLARLAANGAEIHVLFLTDSSGGDEVTEHQQAYAERRHHEARAALELLGIRDIEHLDLPDGRLDQFMSLAAGAIEHELLNLRPDLLLAVSPLEVTSDHQAAFAALHRTLSGLRGGTPLDEAVADLRILLYEVNHPGYPDVLVDVSAEIQSLTEAIKQHSSQLDLHNYLKAAIGIRRYRTLSLPTSVTAAEGFRELRAADFVTHSVAGMIRVLGGCPAVHERAEGTRISVVVRTKDRPELLRQALASLAAGSYRNVQVVLVNDGGDAPELPTDYPFEVARVDLPENRGRAAAANAGIAAATGDHIAFLDDDDLAEPEHLTTLAGLASAEDARVVYTDAAVGIYEIDAEEGWRQVERRIPYSRDFDPELLLFDNYIPFNTLLIERSLFDQAGPFDPELPFFEDWDLLIRLSRLVPFHHLAQVTCEYRHFRGGGRHIFGERPSTDRPDFLAVKGRVIGRYRHLHTPELLARVVAGLRDEAVARSEELAARSAEALTLRRSQAALEEAFHRVNGERDSIRMERDAAVAERDRLREEVERCSRQASLFDVRLRQLFGDEALLRGTIGETEEHLARTYREIDRLNALIREMEGTKAWRLHRFLERLRGRG; via the coding sequence ATGAAGCCGATCAGCCGCCTGCCCGGGAAGACGACGGACATCACCGCACGGCGAGTGCTGGTGATCGCGCCCCACGCCGACGACGATGTCCTCGGCTGCGGCGGGCTGCTCGCCCGCCTCGCCGCGAACGGCGCCGAGATCCACGTCCTCTTCCTGACCGACTCGAGCGGCGGCGACGAGGTCACCGAGCACCAGCAGGCGTACGCCGAACGGCGGCACCACGAGGCCCGGGCCGCCCTCGAGCTGCTGGGGATCAGGGACATCGAGCACCTCGACCTGCCCGACGGCCGGCTCGACCAGTTCATGAGCCTGGCGGCGGGCGCGATCGAGCACGAGCTGCTGAACCTCCGGCCGGACCTGCTGCTGGCGGTGTCGCCGCTCGAGGTGACCAGCGATCACCAGGCCGCCTTCGCCGCCCTCCACCGGACGCTGTCGGGCCTGCGCGGCGGCACTCCGCTGGACGAGGCGGTGGCCGACCTCAGGATCCTGCTCTACGAGGTCAACCACCCCGGCTACCCCGACGTGCTGGTGGACGTCAGCGCTGAGATCCAGTCCCTCACCGAGGCGATCAAGCAGCACTCGAGCCAGCTCGACCTCCACAACTACCTCAAGGCCGCGATCGGCATCCGGCGCTACCGGACGCTGTCGCTGCCGACCAGCGTGACTGCCGCCGAGGGGTTCCGCGAGCTGCGGGCGGCCGACTTCGTCACTCACAGCGTCGCCGGCATGATCCGGGTGCTCGGCGGTTGCCCGGCGGTCCACGAGCGCGCCGAGGGGACGCGCATCAGCGTGGTCGTGCGCACCAAGGACCGGCCCGAGCTGCTGCGCCAGGCCCTCGCCAGCCTGGCCGCCGGCAGCTATCGCAACGTGCAGGTGGTGCTGGTCAACGACGGCGGTGACGCCCCGGAGCTTCCCACCGACTACCCGTTCGAGGTCGCGCGCGTCGATCTCCCCGAGAACCGCGGGCGGGCGGCGGCCGCCAATGCGGGGATCGCGGCGGCAACCGGTGACCACATCGCGTTCCTCGACGACGATGACCTCGCCGAGCCGGAGCACCTGACGACCCTCGCCGGCCTTGCTTCGGCCGAGGACGCGCGCGTCGTCTACACCGACGCCGCGGTCGGGATCTACGAGATCGACGCCGAGGAGGGCTGGCGCCAGGTCGAGCGCCGGATCCCCTACAGCCGGGACTTCGACCCCGAGCTGCTGCTCTTCGACAACTACATCCCGTTCAACACCCTGCTCATCGAACGCTCGCTGTTCGACCAGGCCGGTCCGTTCGATCCCGAGCTGCCGTTCTTCGAGGACTGGGACCTGCTGATCCGGCTGTCGCGGCTGGTCCCGTTCCATCACCTCGCCCAGGTGACCTGCGAGTACCGGCACTTCCGGGGCGGCGGCCGCCACATCTTCGGGGAGCGGCCGTCGACCGACCGACCGGACTTCCTCGCCGTCAAGGGCCGCGTGATCGGCCGCTACCGCCACCTCCACACCCCGGAGCTCCTCGCCCGGGTGGTCGCGGGGCTGCGTGACGAGGCGGTCGCCAGGAGCGAGGAGCTTGCGGCGCGATCGGCCGAGGCCTTGACCCTGCGCCGGTCCCAGGCCGCGCTCGAGGAGGCCTTCCACCGCGTCAACGGCGAGCGCGACAGCATCCGGATGGAGCGCGACGCCGCCGTCGCCGAACGCGACCGGCTGCGCGAGGAGGTGGAGCGCTGCAGCCGCCAGGCGTCGCTCTTCGACGTCCGGCTCCGCCAGCTGTTCGGGGACGAGGCGCTGCTGCGCGGCACGATCGGCGAGACCGAGGAGCACCTCGCGCGCACCTACCGGGAGATCGACCGCCTCAACGCCCTCATCCGGGAGATGGAAGGCACCAAGGCGTGGCGCCTCCACCGCTTCCTCGAGCGCCTGCGTGGAAGGGGCTAA
- a CDS encoding nucleoside hydrolase — MFSDRPIPRRSLVQATAAAALGLLIAPASASPDTQGPIRPVVIDTDMGVDDAVALALALQSPQISIVSIVACEGAAGRAAAVHNVERLLDAFNRQEIPVFASDLAGSAPPPDIRERAEAMIGAALPETSVWLRLPFAPEAYGSAVGPTTVLALGPLTQLAAALERRPGLASAIERVVVAGDPADRESWNLIRDPEAVRSVRRAGVRLQFVAARGRAAKPEAWHLRGLPESRSTSLADSFLDRLLAQPAAREHYLESLGQLHDELAVLYLLEPQLFEASRSGDVLMPREGVDVGARIAELMRRGRQLKQPVVLSDRSLPDVMLQEDLRARRDAIVAANGEDEWTAELLLNELHEHLGAYSIIGVKMGLRAAELLNAPRHAMAVVSNAPATQPESCLDDGLMCATGSTPGRGLLRREPGPPGTIQASFAYNRCRVTLRLKDDRRALIERRIGELLGQYSLADQGYWDGVRAFGLEIWQDWHRLDLFDVTIETIGALPAAPGAP, encoded by the coding sequence ATGTTCAGCGACCGACCCATCCCTCGTCGATCCCTCGTGCAGGCGACCGCCGCCGCGGCACTCGGACTGCTGATCGCGCCGGCGTCCGCGAGTCCGGACACCCAGGGACCGATCAGGCCGGTGGTCATCGACACCGACATGGGCGTCGACGATGCGGTCGCGCTGGCACTGGCGCTGCAGAGCCCGCAGATCTCGATCGTGTCGATCGTCGCCTGTGAGGGGGCGGCTGGCCGGGCGGCGGCAGTGCACAACGTCGAGCGGCTGCTCGACGCGTTCAACCGGCAGGAGATCCCGGTGTTCGCCTCGGACCTGGCCGGCAGCGCGCCGCCGCCCGACATCCGCGAGCGCGCGGAGGCGATGATCGGCGCTGCGCTGCCCGAGACCTCGGTGTGGCTGCGGCTGCCGTTCGCGCCCGAGGCCTACGGCAGCGCGGTCGGCCCGACCACCGTGCTGGCGCTCGGCCCGCTGACTCAGCTCGCGGCGGCGCTCGAGCGACGGCCCGGCCTCGCCTCGGCGATCGAGCGCGTGGTGGTCGCAGGCGACCCGGCGGACCGTGAGAGCTGGAACCTGATCCGCGATCCGGAGGCGGTGAGGTCGGTGCGGCGGGCCGGGGTGCGCCTGCAGTTCGTCGCCGCGCGCGGCCGGGCCGCCAAGCCCGAGGCCTGGCACCTGCGCGGCCTCCCCGAGTCGCGCAGCACCTCGCTGGCCGACTCCTTCCTCGACCGCCTGCTCGCCCAGCCCGCGGCGCGCGAGCATTACCTCGAGAGCCTGGGGCAGCTCCACGACGAGCTCGCCGTGCTCTACCTCCTCGAGCCGCAGCTGTTTGAGGCCTCGCGATCCGGCGACGTGCTCATGCCGCGCGAGGGGGTCGACGTCGGCGCCCGCATTGCCGAGCTGATGCGCCGCGGGCGTCAGCTCAAGCAGCCGGTCGTGCTCAGCGACCGGTCGCTCCCCGACGTGATGCTGCAGGAGGACCTGAGGGCGAGGCGGGACGCGATCGTGGCCGCCAACGGCGAGGACGAGTGGACCGCCGAGCTGCTGCTCAACGAGCTCCACGAGCACCTCGGGGCCTACTCGATCATCGGCGTCAAGATGGGCCTGCGCGCGGCCGAGCTGCTCAACGCGCCGCGGCACGCGATGGCGGTGGTCTCGAACGCCCCGGCGACCCAGCCGGAGAGCTGCCTCGACGACGGTCTGATGTGCGCGACCGGATCGACCCCCGGGCGCGGCCTGCTCCGTCGCGAGCCCGGGCCGCCGGGGACCATCCAGGCGAGCTTCGCCTACAACCGCTGCCGCGTGACCCTGCGCCTGAAGGACGACCGCCGCGCGCTCATCGAGCGCCGGATCGGCGAGCTGCTCGGGCAGTACAGCCTGGCCGACCAGGGCTACTGGGACGGCGTCCGCGCGTTCGGCCTCGAGATCTGGCAGGACTGGCACCGCCTCGACCTGTTCGATGTGACCATCGAGACCATCGGCGCTCTCCCCGCGGCCCCAGGGGCGCCCTGA
- a CDS encoding GxxExxY protein: MNREEHEGRQGEVRRAIEQIGTCVVDSAIRVHCALGPGLLESTYEHCLAYELRKVGHSVDCQVTVPIQYREIKIDAGYRLDLLVDRLVIVENKAVERLLAIHAAQLLSYLRLTNLKLGFLINWNVSLLRDGLHRYVNEL, encoded by the coding sequence TTGAACCGCGAAGAACACGAAGGACGCCAAGGCGAGGTCAGACGGGCGATTGAACAGATCGGCACATGTGTGGTCGATTCTGCAATAAGAGTTCACTGCGCCCTTGGGCCGGGGCTTCTCGAATCAACCTACGAGCACTGCCTCGCGTACGAACTCCGAAAAGTAGGGCACTCGGTCGACTGTCAGGTGACCGTTCCAATCCAGTACCGTGAAATCAAGATCGATGCTGGCTACCGGCTGGATTTGCTCGTCGATCGGCTGGTAATTGTTGAAAACAAGGCGGTTGAGCGACTTCTTGCGATTCACGCAGCGCAGCTCCTCAGCTATCTTCGACTCACAAATCTGAAGCTCGGCTTCCTGATCAACTGGAACGTGTCGCTACTGCGGGATGGCCTCCATCGGTATGTCAACGAGCTGTGA
- a CDS encoding glycosyltransferase family 2 protein: MKASVIVVTHRGGAHLADSLGSLARYAGRPDVEVVLVVNGAPAETAGVASRDCTWARIVRSETNVGFAGGANLGAGAASGEVLVLLNDDAAAGEGFVEAHLEALERHPEAAASGGRLTSWDGARHDFVRGRLTFDAHAFQLGQGRPVAELDPPAAGEPLPFACGGNLAIRRADWEAAGGFDEGLFAYFEDVELGWRLWATGRQVVAAPGAVARHRGAATSSTLGDFNRGVLFERNALRVFHACADAECRAAFGPAVYLTYLHRLVAFAEADPERARWVADPFTVAPSGRRRRWQRRLADDGAVATVRRALARLLLGRSAGSPRLDDGHLLMQLRAAHGFFAGLPACDARRRELERRRTVPDRELVARFPRLVVPTYLGDERWFASDEFRGLLPAGWPVEFAALAEIVAR; the protein is encoded by the coding sequence GTGAAGGCGTCGGTCATCGTCGTCACCCACCGCGGCGGGGCTCACCTTGCCGACAGCCTCGGCTCGCTGGCGCGCTACGCGGGACGTCCCGATGTCGAGGTGGTCCTGGTCGTCAACGGGGCGCCCGCCGAGACCGCCGGGGTCGCGTCGCGTGACTGCACGTGGGCCCGCATCGTCCGCTCGGAAACCAACGTTGGCTTCGCGGGCGGCGCCAACCTGGGCGCCGGCGCCGCCTCGGGCGAGGTGCTGGTGCTGCTCAACGACGACGCCGCGGCCGGCGAGGGCTTCGTCGAGGCCCACCTGGAGGCACTCGAGCGGCACCCTGAGGCTGCCGCATCCGGCGGCCGGCTGACGAGCTGGGACGGCGCGCGCCACGACTTCGTGCGCGGCCGGCTGACCTTCGACGCCCACGCCTTCCAGCTCGGCCAGGGGCGGCCGGTGGCCGAGCTCGACCCGCCGGCCGCAGGCGAGCCGCTGCCGTTCGCGTGCGGCGGCAACCTGGCGATCCGCCGCGCCGACTGGGAGGCGGCCGGCGGCTTCGACGAGGGGTTGTTCGCGTACTTCGAGGACGTCGAGCTGGGCTGGCGGCTGTGGGCCACCGGCCGCCAGGTGGTCGCGGCGCCCGGCGCCGTGGCCAGGCACCGCGGGGCGGCCACCTCGTCGACGCTCGGCGACTTCAACCGCGGCGTGCTGTTCGAACGCAACGCGTTGCGGGTCTTCCACGCCTGCGCCGACGCCGAGTGCCGGGCCGCCTTCGGGCCGGCGGTCTACCTGACCTATCTCCACCGGCTGGTGGCGTTCGCCGAGGCGGACCCGGAGCGGGCGCGCTGGGTCGCGGATCCATTCACGGTCGCGCCGTCGGGACGGCGGCGACGGTGGCAGCGGCGGCTCGCCGACGATGGCGCCGTGGCCACCGTGCGGCGCGCTCTCGCGCGGCTGCTGCTCGGCCGCTCCGCGGGCAGCCCGCGGCTCGACGACGGCCACCTCCTGATGCAGCTGCGCGCCGCGCACGGCTTCTTCGCGGGCTTGCCGGCCTGCGATGCGCGTCGCCGCGAGCTCGAGCGGCGGCGCACGGTGCCCGACCGCGAGCTCGTCGCCCGCTTCCCGCGGCTGGTCGTGCCGACCTACCTCGGCGACGAGCGCTGGTTCGCGTCCGACGAGTTCCGCGGCCTGCTGCCGGCGGGCTGGCCGGTGGAGTTCGCGGCGCTCGCTGAGATCGTGGCTCGCTGA
- a CDS encoding 3-oxoacyl-[acyl-carrier-protein] synthase III C-terminal domain-containing protein, protein MRPPDRRTVFVGTGSHIPTRRVPNETFLDLQFYLDYGKPCDLADTPKIIDKFRDITAISERRWVDDGVVTSDIATDAAAKALAGSGIDPETLDYVIVAHNFGDVRSDNRRTDLVPSLAARVKQRLAIANPACVAYDLPFGCPGWLQAVIHANYFLRSGDADRALVVGAETLSRVSDPHDRDSMIYADGAGAAVLEARVSPEPVGILAHATRSDTIEHARLLWMGTSYAPDFGDERLFLKMHGRKLYEYALATVPGVVKESLDRAGLPLGAVRKVLLHQANDKMDDAILKRLFRLCGVSEIPEGILPMTISWLGNSSVATIPTLLDLITRGRLEGHALRSGDVVIMASVGAGMNVNSVVYRCP, encoded by the coding sequence ATGAGGCCCCCCGATCGACGCACCGTGTTCGTCGGCACCGGCAGCCACATCCCGACCCGCCGGGTGCCCAACGAGACCTTCCTCGACCTCCAGTTCTACCTCGACTACGGCAAGCCCTGCGATCTCGCGGACACCCCCAAGATCATCGACAAGTTCCGCGACATCACCGCGATCTCCGAGCGGCGCTGGGTCGACGACGGGGTGGTGACGTCGGACATTGCGACCGACGCGGCCGCCAAGGCCCTGGCCGGCTCCGGCATCGACCCCGAGACCCTCGACTACGTGATCGTCGCCCACAACTTCGGCGACGTCCGCTCCGACAACCGGCGCACCGACCTGGTGCCCAGCCTGGCCGCCCGGGTCAAGCAGCGGCTGGCGATCGCGAACCCGGCGTGCGTCGCCTATGACCTGCCCTTCGGCTGCCCGGGGTGGCTGCAGGCGGTCATCCATGCCAACTACTTCCTGCGCTCCGGCGACGCCGACCGCGCGCTCGTGGTGGGCGCGGAGACCCTGTCGCGGGTGTCCGACCCCCACGACCGCGACAGCATGATCTACGCGGACGGCGCCGGCGCCGCGGTCCTCGAGGCGCGCGTCTCGCCCGAGCCGGTCGGCATCCTGGCCCACGCGACTCGCTCCGACACCATCGAGCATGCTCGCCTGCTCTGGATGGGGACCTCGTACGCGCCCGACTTCGGGGACGAGCGGCTGTTCCTCAAGATGCACGGCCGCAAGCTCTACGAGTACGCCCTGGCCACGGTGCCCGGGGTCGTCAAGGAGAGCCTCGACCGGGCCGGGCTGCCGCTCGGCGCCGTGCGCAAGGTGCTGCTCCACCAGGCCAACGACAAGATGGACGACGCCATCCTCAAGCGGCTGTTCCGGCTCTGCGGGGTTTCGGAGATCCCGGAAGGGATCCTGCCGATGACCATCTCGTGGCTCGGAAACAGCTCGGTGGCGACGATTCCGACGCTGCTCGACCTGATCACCCGCGGCCGGCTCGAGGGCCATGCCCTGCGGTCCGGCGACGTCGTGATCATGGCGTCGGTCGGCGCCGGGATGAACGTCAACTCGGTCGTCTACCGCTGCCCGTAG
- a CDS encoding glycosyltransferase: MSRAFVICPEPVRRLTAGVGTRMVALARVLAEAGHQVSLAIPNDPGEADLADPRIRVLRGEPDRLGALADGHDWVLLHGHLGNHYLAQRDDLPVVVDLYDPFLIENLHYHRELGFEPFRTDHATWRLQMSRGDLFLCSSEEQRLFYLGWLNALGRVNPLATDDDPSLRGLIVELPFGAPEGDPPQPPPRREVLEGVAEDAPVLYFGGIYDWYDPLLLLDALPRLLSDDRRTVAVFLDHPHPELTPLAAAARARALARDRGWLGREVRFEAWRAYDRRFELAQVSDLGVITHRPGLETDLSLRTRLVDLLWLGLPVVVTEGGTMANVVRRTGAGETVPAGDGEALAAAVRRMLADPDRRHLASEAGRRWAADRTWSRVAAPLLAFAERPRRDPHRDRFVGLAPGASQARESVAARVLRRLRRIRGAR; encoded by the coding sequence GTGAGCCGCGCCTTCGTCATCTGCCCGGAGCCGGTGCGGCGCCTCACCGCCGGCGTGGGCACCCGGATGGTGGCGCTCGCCCGGGTGCTGGCCGAGGCCGGGCACCAGGTGAGCCTGGCGATTCCGAACGACCCCGGCGAGGCCGACCTCGCCGACCCCCGGATCCGGGTCCTGCGCGGCGAGCCGGACCGGCTCGGCGCTCTCGCCGACGGGCACGACTGGGTGCTCCTCCACGGCCACCTCGGCAACCACTACCTCGCCCAGCGCGACGACCTGCCGGTGGTCGTCGACCTCTATGACCCGTTCCTGATCGAGAACCTCCACTACCACCGCGAGCTCGGCTTCGAGCCCTTCCGCACCGACCACGCCACGTGGCGGCTCCAGATGTCGCGCGGCGACCTCTTCCTCTGCTCGTCGGAGGAGCAGCGCCTGTTCTACCTCGGCTGGCTCAATGCGCTCGGCAGGGTGAACCCGCTCGCCACCGACGACGACCCCTCGCTGCGGGGATTGATCGTCGAGCTGCCGTTCGGAGCTCCCGAGGGCGACCCGCCACAGCCCCCGCCTCGACGAGAGGTGCTCGAGGGCGTCGCCGAGGACGCGCCGGTCCTCTACTTCGGCGGCATCTATGACTGGTACGACCCGCTGCTCCTGCTCGACGCGCTGCCCCGGCTGCTTTCGGATGATCGCCGCACGGTGGCGGTGTTCCTCGACCACCCGCACCCGGAGCTGACGCCGCTGGCCGCCGCCGCTCGCGCCCGCGCGCTCGCCCGCGACCGCGGCTGGCTCGGCCGGGAGGTCCGGTTCGAGGCGTGGCGCGCCTACGACCGGCGGTTCGAGCTCGCCCAGGTCAGCGACCTCGGCGTCATCACCCACCGGCCGGGCCTCGAGACCGACCTCAGCCTGCGCACCCGGCTGGTGGACCTGCTGTGGCTGGGGCTGCCGGTGGTGGTGACCGAGGGCGGCACCATGGCGAATGTGGTGCGCCGGACCGGCGCCGGCGAGACCGTGCCGGCCGGTGACGGCGAGGCGCTGGCGGCGGCAGTGCGCCGGATGCTCGCCGATCCCGACCGCCGCCACCTCGCCAGCGAGGCGGGGCGCCGGTGGGCCGCCGATCGGACCTGGAGCAGGGTGGCCGCGCCGCTCCTCGCCTTCGCCGAGCGGCCGCGCCGCGACCCGCACCGGGACCGCTTCGTTGGCCTCGCGCCCGGGGCGTCCCAGGCACGGGAGTCGGTGGCCGCCCGCGTGCTGCGCCGGCTGCGCCGGATCCGGGGAGCGCGGTGA